Proteins encoded in a region of the Phoenix dactylifera cultivar Barhee BC4 chromosome 3, palm_55x_up_171113_PBpolish2nd_filt_p, whole genome shotgun sequence genome:
- the LOC103717896 gene encoding proline-rich receptor-like protein kinase PERK3, giving the protein MLRRYCHHLSLLLLLLPILGSNATCPYDLDSATPLIPATCYANATDTAAGSTTTGCCWFVFAAYIYAAIRHANHTVVAFLPDPAASDCASAFSASLIRRGLVRPSLLNSSDSCNLSGDLAAGKRPCLYTTVSAIRSAVNLSNATRLCATFQSDLSTNQSACADCQNAVVGATFDLLNITNSKEFVPCGMAATIGIWSPAAPPLPRFRSYALCMLQILENVGSLGTSNLLPSPPPPRLPSSSASPIPPSSSSSRSIKIAAGSAAAGVASIAAIVFLAVLIHRSRRRRSTDNDADRTVTIGSPLPTDGLYIFTKAELRQATGGYDDRLLLGEGGAGRVYLGKLPSGQPVAIKRIYREKKLPEFYREVEILAKLRHRNLTTLVGYCLGSREHSLVYEYMAGGNLSRALFHGELTWHRRVRIAVDVSEGLAYLHDFPEGAVVHRDVKPTNVLLTESGVAKLSDFGVSRIVPTDGTHVSTEVRGTMGYVDPDSFSVGHVSEASDVYSFGVVLLELVTGTRAVVPTPTGGAESIVHKAQEATTRGGSDGDGGVGSIVDPRLGEWDRASVGAAFKLACRCVRPYKNERPQMTEVLVVLKRILADLEARLGLSGDVVSSGPSTEEASEESWVRAWSL; this is encoded by the coding sequence ATGCTTCGCCGGTACTGCCACcacctctccctcctcctcctcctcctccccatcctcgGCTCCAACGCCACGTGCCCCTACGACCTCGACTCCGCCACCCCCCTCATCCCCGCCACGTGCTACGCCAACGCCACCGACACCGCCGCCGGCTCCACCACCACCGGATGCTGCTGGTTCGTCTTCGCTGCTTACATCTACGCCGCCATCCGCCACGCCAACCACACCGTCGTCGCCTTCCTCCCCGACCCCGCCGCCTCGGACTGCGCCTCCGCCTTCTCCGCCTCCCTCATCAGGCGCGGCCTCGTCCGCCCTTCCCTCCTCAACTCCAGCGACTCCTGCAACCTCTCTGGCGACCTGGCCGCCGGCAAACGCCCCTGCCTCTACACCACCGTCTCCGCCATCCGCTCTGCCGTCAACCTCTCTAACGCCACCCGCCTCTGCGCCACCTTCCAATCCGACCTCTCAACCAACCAGTCCGCCTGCGCCGACTGCCAGAACGCCGTCGTCGGCGCCACCTTCGACCTCCTCAACATCACCAACAGCAAGGAGTTTGTCCCCTGCGGCATGGCCGCCACCATCGGCATCTGGTCCCCTGCCGCCCCTCCCCTCCCTCGCTTCCGCTCCTACGCCCTCTGCATGCTCCAAATTCTCGAGAACGTCGGCAGTCTCGGCACCAGCAacctcctcccctcccctccccctccgCGGCTGccgtcctcctccgcctccccgattcccccctcctcctcatcctccagATCCATCAAGATCGCGGCCGGATCCGCCGCCGCGGGAGTCGCCTCCATCGCCGCCATCGTCTTCCTCGCCGTCCTGATCCACCGATCCCGACGGCGGCGATCCACCGACAACGATGCGGATCGGACGGTCACGATCGGATCTCCGCTCCCCACCGACGGCCTCTACATCTTCACCAAGGCAGAGCTCCGCCAGGCGACGGGCGGCTACGACGATCGCCTCCTTCTCGGCGAGGGTGGCGCTGGGCGGGTCTATCTGGGAAAACTCCCTTCCGGCCAACCCGTGGCGATCAAACGCATCTACCGCGAGAAAAAACTCCCCGAGTTCTACCGCGAGGTCGAGATCCTCGCCAAACTCCGTCACCGGAATTTAACGACGTTAGTCGGGTACTGCCTCGGGAGTCGTGAGCACTCGCTGGTCTACGAGTACATGGCCGGCGGGAACCTCTCCCGCGCGCTGTTCCACGGCGAGCTCACGTGGCACCGTCGGGTACGGATCGCCGTCGACGTCTCCGAGGGATTGGCGTACCTCCACGATTTCCCCGAGGGGGCCGTGGTCCACCGGGACGTGAAGCCGACCAACGTCCTCCTCACGGAGTCCGGCGTCGCCAAGCTCTCCGACTTCGGCGTGTCGAGGATCGTTCCGACAGATGGGACCCACGTGTCGACCGAGGTGAGGGGAACCATGGGGTACGTGGACCCGGATAGCTTTTCCGTCGGGCACGTGTCCGAGGCGTCGGACGTGTACAGCTTCGGCGTCGTGCTGCTAGAGCTAGTGACGGGGACGCGGGCGGTGGTCCCCACGCCAACGGGCGGGGCGGAGTCGATCGTTCACAAGGCGCAGGAGGCGACGACGCGTGGCGGATCGGACGGTGACGGAGGCGTGGGGTCCATCGTTGACCCGAGGCTGGGGGAGTGGGACCGGGCTTCGGTGGGCGCGGCGTTCAAGCTTGCGTGCCGGTGCGTGCGCCCGTATAAAAACGAGCGGCCGCAGATGACGGAGGTGCTCGTGGTGCTCAAGCGGATCCTCGCGGATCTGGAGGCCAGGTTGGGCTTGTCTGGTGACGTGGTTTCATCAGGACCGTCGACGGAGGAAGCCAGCGAGGAGTCCTGGGTCCGTGCGTGGTCCTTGTGA
- the LOC103717870 gene encoding high-affinity nitrate transporter 2.3-like — protein sequence MEDSKKPSSLQVELPESEVTHFKLPVDSEHKATEFRLLSFAAPHMRAFHLSWFSFFCCFVSTFAAPPLLPVIRDSLGLTTTDIGNAGIASVSGVVFARLAMGTACDLVGPRLASASLILLTTPAVYFTAIINSASSYLLVRFFTGFSIATFVSCQFWMSSMFSPPKVGVANGLAGGWGNLGGGATQLIMPLVYDLIRDTGTASFTAWRVAFFIPGVMQTLSAIAVLASGQDMPDGNYRNLEKAGNKPKDSFHKVFYHGVSNYRGWILALTYGYCFGVELTVDNIIAEYFYDRFGVNLQIAGIIAASFGLANIVSRPGGGWLSDRMSERFGMRGRLWSLWVVQSFGGFLCIMLGRMDTLSASIVVMVLFSFFVQAACGLTFGVVPFVSRRSLGLISGMTGGGGSLGAVITQLIFFRGSKYSKETGITLMGIMILCCTLPIMLIYFPQWGGMFCGPKPNATEEVYYSAEWNEKEKEKGYHSASLKFADNSVGERGEKGGSSPTIPVDVPTQA from the exons ATGGAGGATTCAAAGAAACCATCCTCGCTCCAAGTGGAGTTACCGGAGTCCGAGGTGACGCACTTCAAGCTTCCGGTCGACTCGGAGCACAAGGCCACCGAGTTCCGGCTTTTGTCCTTCGCCGCGCCGCACATGCGCGCCTTCCACCTCTCCTGGTTTTCCTTCTTCTGCTGCTTCGTGTCGACGTTCGCCGCCCCGCCACTACTCCCGGTGATCCGCGACAGCCTGGGCCTCACCACCACCGACATCGGCAACGCCGGGATCGCCTCGGTCTCGGGCGTGGTCTTCGCCCGCCTCGCCATGGGCACTGCCTGCGACCTCGTCGGCCCCCGCCTCGCTTCCGCCTCCCTCATCCTCCTCACCACCCCGGCCGTCTACTTCACCGCCATCATCAACTCCGCCTCCTCCTACCTGCTCGTCCGTTTCTTCACCGGCTTCTCCATCGCCACCTTCGTCTCCTGCCAGTTCTGGATGAGCTCCATGTTCTCCCCGCCAAAAGTAGGGGTCGCCAACGGCCTCGCCGGAGGTTGGGGCAACCTCGGCGGCGGCGCCACCCAGCTCATCATGCCGCTCGTCTACGACCTCATCCGCGACACCGGTACTGCGAGTTTCACTGCGTGGCGTGTCGCATTCTTCATCCCGGGGGTCATGCAGACCTTGTCGGCGATCGCCGTCCTAGCTTCAGGCCAGGACATGCCCGACGGCAACTACCGGAATCTGGAGAAGGCCGGAAACAAGCCCAAGGACAGCTTCCATAAGGTGTTCTACCATGGAGTCTCAAACTATAGGGGATGGATACTGGCCTTAACGTACGGGTACTGCTTTGGGGTGGAGTTGACGGTGGACAACATTATAGCAGAGTATTTCTATGATAGATTTGGTGTCAATCTCCAGATTGCCGGGATCATTGCGGCGAGCTTCGGGCTGGCGAACATCGTGTCGAGGCCCGGTGGCGGGTGGCTGTCGGATCGGATGTCCGAGAGGTTTGGGATGAGGGGGAGGTTGTGGAGTTTGTGGGTGGTGCAGAGCTTTGGTGGCTTTCTCTGTATCATGTTAGGGAGGATGGACACCCTCAGTGCGTCCATTGTGGTCATGGTGCTCTTCTCATTCTTTGTTCAGGCTGCTTGTGGGCTCACCTTCGGTGTCGTCCCTTTCGTCTCCAGAAG GTCTTTGGGATTGATCTCTGGGATGACAGGAGGAGGTGGCAGTCTGGGAGCAGTCATAACTCAGCTTATATTCTTCAGAGGCTCCAAATACTCAAAGGAAACAGGGATCACCCTCATGGGCATCATGATCCTGTGCTGCACCctacccatcatgctcatctatTTCCCACAGTGGGGTGGAATGTTCTGTGGCCCGAAACCAAATGCAACAGAAGAAGTATATTATTCAGCTGAATGGaatgagaaagagaaagagaaa